A window of Cottoperca gobio chromosome 16, fCotGob3.1, whole genome shotgun sequence contains these coding sequences:
- the LOC115021599 gene encoding mpv17-like protein: MSRAWAVFKAHPYVSNVLGYTTLFASADLIHQSVLGGKHAEGSTSQDSAGINWCQTARVATVGFCFHANFNYHWLRALERMLPGGGVRAVTGKVVVDQLIAAPLTISAFYIGLSLLENKEDLFEDWRQKFWTSYKTGVVFWSTMQVVNFTLVPPVARTVFVGGIALTFTIFLCHLRQQSGRKLE; encoded by the exons ATGAGCCGGGCCTGGGCGGTGTTCAAGGCTCACCCCTACGTCAGTAACGTGCTGGGATACACCACGCTGTTCGCCTCTGCTGACCTCATACACCAGAGCGTGCTGGGTGGGAAACATGCAGAAGGATCCACGTCACAGGATTCTGCCGGCATCAACTGGTGTCAGACGGCTCGGGTGGCGACTGTTGGCTTCTGTTTCCATGCCAACTTCAACTACCACTGGCTGCGAGCGCTGGAGCGGATGCTGCCGGGAGGCGGAGTGAGGGCGGTGACTGGGAAGGTTGTGGTGGATCAGCTGATCGCAGCTCCTCTCACCATCAGTGCCTTTTATATTG GTTTAAGTTTACTAGAAAACAAAGAAGACCTGTTTGAAGACTGGAGACAGAAATTCTGGACATCTTACAAG ACTGGAGTGGTATTTTGGTCCACAATGCAG GTAGTGAACTTTACCCTGGTCCCCCCTGTGGCACGCACTGTGTTTGTGGGAGGCATCGCACTGACTTTCACTATCTTCCTGTGTCACCTCAGACAGCAGAGTGGCCGCAAACTCGAATAA